From the Kitasatospora atroaurantiaca genome, the window GAGAGCGCGGGGTCTGCGCATGGGTTCAATCCCCCCTTGGATCGAAGTGTGGCCGCATTCTTGCGCCAAGCCCCGCGCCCAACCGCACCGGGGTACGTCTTGCCGCGGATCAGTACGCGCTGGTGCACTCGTTGTTGTTGGTGGCCCATCCGACCCACCAGCAGGCTTTGCTCCTCGAACCGCTGTCGTCGACCATCGGAGTCCATGCCTCGTGCTCGCCCTGCCTGAGCTCGCGGTTCTGGATCTGATAGGTGTCAATGTTCTGCACCCGGATGACATCCGGGAAGTCGGCCCCGTAGACGCGGGCCCAGGAGGTCTCGCACCGGTTGCTGTAGCGGAGTTGAACAGTCCGGCCCTGAACGTAATGCGTGTCGATGGTCTGCGCGTCCGCCGCGCAGGTCTGGCCGTAGTGCACGTAGCTACTGGGGTCCTGGCCGTCACAGGCGCTGCGGCAGGGCGACACTCCAGAGCCTGCGGAGGCCGGTGCGACGGCCACTCCGACCAGCGCAGCGGCACCGAACAGCACTGCGATCGAACGGCGGATACCGAGTCGGCGTTCTCGTACGGGTGTCAAGAGGAACACGTCCCTTCTGGGTTGAAAAGATCTGCCGCACCGCAGGCCGGGTCGGCGGTCTCCATTGGACCGTGACCCCGGCGGACGCGGAACCTATGAGGTCTTAGCTTGTGATCTTGCGAGAGTCCGGTGCGGCCAGTCCGGTGGAGAGGATCTCCCATGTGGCTTCAAGGGTGCAGGCACTCTCTGTGGAGGCCGGCCGGTACAGCGCCCGGAAACCGGAGCAGCCCTGGAGAGCGCCCGTCCAGCTTCGAAGGGCTTCGGAAGCGGGACCGCCGCCTCGGCCGTCCCCCAACACCCGCTGGGCCGCCGCCACTTCCTTGACCGAGAGTGCGCCGGGATCGGCAACCGCCCGGCGGGCGTCCACGACCGACTGGGCGGACGCGCTTCGCAAGCCGCCGGGGTCGGCTGAGAAGCCGGCCATGGCGAGAGCGGTCCAGGCGAGGTACCGGCCTTCCCGATCGTGCGGGGACGTGGTGCGGATTTCGAGTCGTGGGATGGGCACACCGAGCTCCTCCAGTAGCTCGACCAGGTGTCCGGCCAGGGGGGCGGTCCGTGGGTCTACTCCGCGCGCCAGCTCCCGCAGCGCAAGCCCGGTCGCTTCGGACTCGAGGCCCTCATCGGGTCGGCCCGCGATCCGCAGGACGACTGCGCTCGTCAGCAGGCCCGCCGTGTCGTTGTGCTCGCGCGTGGTGGGCAGCATGTCGTGGATGGCCTGTGTCGTGCGGGCCCCCGCGAGCCTGGGAAAGGCCGCTGGCGCGAGTCGCGCGGCGTAGTAGGTGTTCTCCAGGGTTCCCAGGCGACGCACCCTCTCCCTGAGAAGTCCGGA encodes:
- a CDS encoding DUF2690 domain-containing protein; translation: MTPVRERRLGIRRSIAVLFGAAALVGVAVAPASAGSGVSPCRSACDGQDPSSYVHYGQTCAADAQTIDTHYVQGRTVQLRYSNRCETSWARVYGADFPDVIRVQNIDTYQIQNRELRQGEHEAWTPMVDDSGSRSKACWWVGWATNNNECTSAY